The Candidatus Omnitrophota bacterium DNA window TACTATTCTTACTCTCCTACCCTCTATCTTCAGTCTCCCCTCGACAAACAGCTTTATCGCTTCGGGGAATATCCTGTGCTCTTCCTTATGGACGCGCTCAAGAAGCG harbors:
- a CDS encoding phosphoribosylglycinamide formyltransferase, whose translation is LLERVHKEEHRIFPEAIKLFVEGRLKIEGRRVRIV